A stretch of Desulfatiglans sp. DNA encodes these proteins:
- a CDS encoding sigma-70 family RNA polymerase sigma factor, translated as MAEKPSTLTRSHLEGLYIELEKPLFNVVFRYVWNKEEAQDLVQETFVKIWKIRDRIDMATVKPLIYKICINKASSFLRRKRILTFLSLDGHLKEPEVKNTNSLIKKEELLLLKKVVDGLPSKLKETVLLTEFSDMSYDEAGKALGIPAGTVGSRRNKAISIMRERFNRLYGQV; from the coding sequence ATGGCTGAAAAACCTTCAACATTGACAAGGAGTCATCTGGAAGGCCTTTACATTGAACTCGAAAAACCGCTGTTTAATGTGGTTTTTCGATATGTGTGGAATAAAGAAGAGGCACAGGATCTTGTTCAGGAGACATTTGTAAAAATCTGGAAGATCAGAGATCGTATTGATATGGCCACTGTAAAGCCTCTTATCTATAAGATCTGTATTAATAAGGCCTCGAGCTTTTTAAGGAGGAAACGAATATTGACCTTCTTATCATTGGATGGTCATTTAAAAGAGCCTGAGGTAAAAAATACAAACAGCCTTATAAAAAAGGAAGAATTGCTGTTGCTTAAAAAGGTGGTTGACGGGCTGCCTTCAAAGCTTAAGGAAACAGTGCTTTTAACTGAATTTTCCGATATGTCCTATGATGAAGCAGGTAAAGCGCTTGGCATTCCGGCAGGAACTGTAGGTTCAAGAAGAAACAAGGCAATCAGTATTATGAGAGAAAGGTTTAACAGACTGTATGGTCAGGTGTAA
- the maf gene encoding septum formation protein Maf, translated as MSFPYISINNPLILASASPRRKELLKQVGIPFKVVEGDIDENGEDGTPYEICERLAEKKALSVYKASGKNWVLGADTIVVKDGIIMGKPENAEDAANMLQRLSAGDHEVITGYSIINPDGGLAVTAHVTTTVTFKRLTPEEINSYIKTNEPFGKAGAYAIQEIGAFMITGINGSYSNVVGLPLFEVIDSLVRAKALERFPSFFFP; from the coding sequence ATGAGCTTTCCATATATCTCAATAAATAATCCGCTTATACTTGCATCTGCCTCACCAAGAAGAAAGGAGCTGCTGAAACAGGTAGGGATTCCATTCAAGGTGGTCGAAGGTGATATTGATGAAAATGGTGAAGATGGCACCCCTTATGAGATCTGCGAAAGGCTTGCTGAAAAAAAAGCCCTTTCCGTTTATAAAGCGTCGGGCAAAAACTGGGTACTTGGCGCTGACACCATTGTTGTTAAGGATGGCATAATCATGGGTAAACCGGAGAATGCCGAAGATGCCGCTAATATGTTACAGCGCTTGAGTGCTGGTGACCATGAGGTTATTACAGGGTACTCTATTATCAATCCTGATGGAGGCCTTGCAGTAACAGCGCATGTTACTACAACAGTCACCTTTAAAAGACTCACACCAGAAGAGATAAACTCCTACATAAAAACCAATGAACCCTTTGGCAAGGCGGGCGCATATGCAATCCAGGAGATAGGGGCATTTATGATAACAGGCATAAATGGCTCATACAGTAATGTTGTTGGGTTGCCGCTCTTTGAGGTAATAGATTCGCTTGTAAGGGCTAAGGCATTAGAGAGATTTCCATCTTTTTTCTTTCCTTAG
- a CDS encoding TatD family hydrolase has product MLIDSHAHLDMEEFHEDLEAVIERAVEGGVERIITIGIDLESSIKALDIASRHSFIYSTVGFHPHDADKVTDARLLELQSIAKEKRIVAWGEIGLDFFRNRSPKEKQIEAFKKQLDIAHDLDLPVIIHNRDADKETIEILKAHRNGIHKGVIHCFSSDYDTALIFIDMGFYISIPGVVTFTNAAKLKDVAKRIPLDRMLVETDCPFLAPVPKRGKRNEPLYVTYTAGMIADLRGMPYEEIAAMTTRNSKTLYKIA; this is encoded by the coding sequence ATGTTAATCGACAGCCATGCCCACCTTGACATGGAAGAATTTCATGAAGACCTTGAAGCTGTAATAGAGAGGGCTGTGGAAGGTGGTGTTGAAAGGATCATCACTATTGGGATAGACCTTGAAAGCTCCATTAAGGCCCTTGATATTGCAAGCCGCCACAGTTTTATCTATTCAACAGTAGGCTTCCATCCCCACGACGCCGACAAAGTCACAGACGCGAGGCTTCTGGAATTGCAAAGCATTGCAAAAGAAAAGAGGATAGTAGCATGGGGGGAGATAGGGCTTGATTTTTTTAGAAACCGCTCTCCTAAAGAAAAGCAGATAGAGGCATTCAAAAAGCAGCTTGATATTGCACATGACCTTGATCTTCCTGTGATCATCCATAACCGCGATGCAGATAAAGAGACAATAGAGATACTGAAGGCGCACCGAAACGGTATCCATAAAGGAGTTATACACTGCTTTTCAAGCGATTATGATACGGCCCTTATCTTTATTGATATGGGTTTTTATATCTCGATACCTGGGGTCGTAACATTTACCAATGCCGCCAAATTAAAGGATGTAGCAAAGCGTATCCCCCTTGACCGCATGCTTGTTGAAACAGACTGCCCATTTCTTGCACCAGTTCCAAAGAGGGGTAAACGCAATGAACCCCTGTATGTTACCTATACAGCAGGGATGATCGCAGACCTGCGTGGCATGCCATATGAAGAGATAGCAGCAATGACCACCCGTAACAGCAAGACACTCTATAAAATCGCCTGA
- a CDS encoding ABC transporter ATP-binding protein produces the protein MSFVLIKDVTKRFGTVTAVDNISLTVNKGEIFGLVGSDGAGKSTLLRMAATMIPPDSGQISIKGLDVVNNRMEVKGIMGYMPQRFGLYHDLTVNENMEFFMDIFGIFGEERKRRLERYLGFSNLMPFLDRLAGKLSGGMKQKLGLACVLVHEPELLILDEPTNGVDPVSRMEFWDILFSMKEQGMTIMVSTSYLDEGEKCDRIALMHKARKLEIDTPVNIERGFPDLEEAVIERIKDVEILK, from the coding sequence ATGTCATTTGTGTTAATAAAAGATGTAACAAAAAGGTTCGGGACAGTCACAGCGGTGGATAATATTTCCCTCACTGTGAATAAGGGTGAGATATTCGGGCTTGTAGGCTCAGATGGGGCAGGTAAATCCACACTGCTAAGGATGGCCGCCACCATGATCCCCCCTGATTCAGGGCAAATATCCATAAAAGGTCTTGATGTTGTTAACAACAGGATGGAGGTAAAGGGGATAATGGGCTATATGCCCCAGCGGTTCGGTCTTTACCATGACCTTACTGTAAATGAAAACATGGAATTCTTCATGGATATCTTCGGGATATTCGGTGAAGAAAGAAAAAGGCGGCTAGAACGATATCTCGGGTTTTCAAACCTGATGCCCTTCCTTGATAGGCTGGCAGGAAAACTCTCAGGGGGCATGAAGCAGAAGCTGGGGCTTGCATGCGTGCTTGTGCATGAACCGGAACTCCTGATTTTGGATGAACCCACTAATGGTGTTGATCCTGTTTCAAGGATGGAATTCTGGGATATACTTTTCAGCATGAAGGAACAGGGCATGACCATAATGGTTTCAACCTCATACCTGGATGAAGGGGAAAAATGCGATCGCATCGCCCTGATGCACAAAGCAAGGAAACTTGAGATTGACACCCCGGTCAACATTGAGCGGGGATTTCCAGATCTTGAAGAGGCGGTGATAGAAAGAATAAAGGATGTGGAAATACTTAAATAG
- the ychF gene encoding redox-regulated ATPase YchF: protein MKLGIIGAPQSGKSTVFSALTGARGDTDTRGGKKDNRIASVKVMDERIDFLSDMYNPKKTAYASVEYLLPSDTGSGSDNAIWSQARVCDALIHVVRNFPDFSGVKPNSENEFKKLEEEMVLNDLVVVEKRLERIDADLKRGKKPDEEEHRLVLACKELLEKCIPLRTNPEIAASPLLKGFTFLSAKPELIIINNDDDNEALPEWAGKDPGIAIQAMRGRLEMEIAAMSEEDAEIFRAEYAIKESALDRVIRESYRILNLISFFTTGEDEVKAWTIKRNTIALEAAGEIHSDIQKGFIRAEVLAYDDLIKYGTVKDAKAAGRVRLEGKEYVVADGDIINYRFNV from the coding sequence ATGAAATTAGGAATAATAGGGGCGCCCCAGTCTGGAAAATCTACTGTATTTTCAGCGCTTACCGGCGCAAGGGGTGACACTGATACCAGAGGTGGAAAAAAGGATAACAGGATAGCATCTGTAAAGGTTATGGATGAGAGGATAGATTTTTTAAGCGATATGTATAATCCCAAAAAGACCGCCTATGCCTCCGTTGAATACCTGCTTCCATCGGATACAGGCTCAGGGTCGGATAATGCCATATGGAGTCAGGCAAGGGTGTGTGATGCACTCATACATGTGGTGCGAAATTTCCCTGATTTTTCAGGGGTCAAGCCCAATTCTGAAAATGAATTCAAAAAGCTTGAAGAAGAGATGGTGCTCAATGACCTTGTTGTTGTTGAAAAGCGGCTTGAGAGGATAGATGCAGACCTTAAAAGGGGCAAAAAACCCGATGAAGAGGAGCACAGGCTGGTGCTTGCATGTAAAGAGCTTCTGGAAAAGTGCATACCCTTAAGGACAAACCCTGAGATTGCCGCATCACCCCTTTTAAAGGGTTTTACATTTTTATCAGCCAAGCCCGAACTTATAATCATTAATAATGATGATGACAATGAGGCCCTTCCTGAATGGGCAGGTAAAGATCCTGGCATCGCTATTCAGGCTATGAGGGGAAGGCTTGAGATGGAGATAGCGGCAATGAGCGAAGAGGATGCAGAGATATTCCGCGCCGAATACGCTATTAAGGAGTCTGCACTTGACAGGGTAATCAGGGAATCATACAGGATATTAAACCTTATCTCATTCTTTACAACAGGTGAGGACGAGGTAAAGGCATGGACAATAAAAAGAAATACCATTGCCCTTGAGGCCGCAGGTGAGATACACTCTGACATCCAGAAGGGTTTTATAAGGGCAGAGGTGCTTGCCTATGATGACCTCATAAAGTATGGCACTGTAAAGGATGCAAAGGCAGCCGGCAGGGTAAGGCTTGAAGGCAAGGAATATGTGGTTGCAGACGGGGATATTATTAATTACAGGTTTAACGTGTAA
- a CDS encoding type II toxin-antitoxin system VapB family antitoxin gives MRTTLDLPENLIDEAMKAAQINTKTKVIITALEELIRKSKISGLKDFKGKVDLDIDMNAIRGRKCRY, from the coding sequence ATGAGAACAACACTTGATTTGCCCGAAAATTTGATTGATGAGGCTATGAAAGCTGCTCAAATTAATACAAAAACCAAAGTAATAATTACAGCTTTAGAAGAATTAATTAGGAAGTCAAAGATTTCAGGATTGAAAGATTTTAAGGGCAAAGTAGATTTAGATATCGATATGAACGCCATTAGAGGGCGTAAATGTCGGTATTAG
- a CDS encoding PIN domain-containing protein, giving the protein MSVLVDTSIWIEYFRSGKNSEKLDFLFDENLIVINDLILAELVPFLRVQNQRKIIELLSEINKLDLSINWDQIMESQFQCLKNGLNGIGIPDLIIAQNAKQNHCNIYTFDKHFKLMKDILKLQLFE; this is encoded by the coding sequence ATGTCGGTATTAGTCGACACATCTATATGGATCGAATATTTCAGAAGTGGAAAGAATTCTGAAAAGCTTGATTTCTTATTTGATGAAAACCTCATTGTTATTAACGATCTTATACTGGCCGAATTGGTCCCATTTTTAAGAGTACAAAACCAGCGAAAGATAATAGAATTATTATCTGAAATTAACAAATTAGATCTATCAATTAACTGGGATCAAATTATGGAGTCCCAATTTCAATGTTTAAAAAACGGGCTAAACGGGATTGGTATTCCTGATTTGATAATTGCGCAAAATGCAAAGCAAAATCATTGTAACATTTATACTTTTGATAAACATTTTAAACTCATGAAAGACATACTTAAACTCCAGCTCTTTGAATAA
- a CDS encoding HlyD family efflux transporter periplasmic adaptor subunit: MKVDKKSLLIIFAILFLIVSFMVFISKIMSGDDDLLYSGIVEAREADIAFQLTGRISAIYADEGARVEKGQEIMSLDPAEFEARLDQAKASLASSVKEMEQITVELEVAKSVLPSDVKRAEAGVDALKANLKELETGYRPQDVEKGRLAMLSAETAMQIALRDKERAESLFKDKIISEKDLDNATLLYDSRLRGYEQAKENYTQLVEGYRKENVEAARAGVKEGEAKLNQASKSLEKINALEKQVEAASARVKANEAALKLAEIQLSYSILKAPFSGVITGRNVELGEVVSSGREVISMADLSMVDLKIYVDEKSIGRVKHGQDVDVKVDTFPDKIYKGRVAFISPDAEFTPKIIQTHKERVKLVYLVKVKLPNPEWELKTGMPADAWIR, translated from the coding sequence ATGAAAGTAGATAAAAAAAGCCTGCTGATTATTTTTGCCATACTGTTCCTTATTGTTAGCTTCATGGTTTTTATTAGCAAGATCATGAGTGGAGATGATGACCTCCTCTATTCCGGAATCGTAGAGGCAAGAGAGGCGGACATTGCATTTCAGTTAACAGGAAGGATTTCGGCGATTTATGCTGATGAAGGGGCGCGTGTGGAAAAGGGGCAGGAGATAATGAGCCTTGATCCGGCTGAATTTGAGGCTAGGCTTGATCAGGCAAAGGCCTCCCTTGCCTCATCAGTAAAGGAAATGGAACAGATTACAGTAGAGCTTGAAGTGGCAAAGAGTGTTTTACCCTCTGATGTAAAAAGGGCTGAGGCTGGAGTTGATGCCCTTAAGGCAAACCTGAAAGAGCTTGAAACAGGATACAGGCCACAGGATGTTGAAAAGGGGAGACTGGCAATGCTCTCTGCTGAAACAGCAATGCAGATTGCCTTAAGAGACAAGGAGAGGGCTGAATCACTTTTCAAGGATAAGATCATCTCGGAAAAGGATTTGGATAATGCCACCCTTTTGTATGACAGTAGATTAAGGGGTTATGAGCAGGCAAAGGAGAATTATACTCAACTTGTTGAGGGCTACAGGAAGGAAAACGTTGAAGCGGCCAGGGCAGGGGTTAAAGAGGGAGAGGCAAAGCTTAATCAGGCTAGCAAGAGCCTTGAAAAGATCAATGCCCTGGAAAAACAGGTGGAGGCAGCTAGCGCCAGGGTAAAGGCAAATGAAGCAGCACTCAAACTCGCAGAGATACAGCTCTCATATTCTATACTCAAGGCACCATTCAGCGGGGTTATTACAGGGAGGAATGTTGAACTGGGTGAGGTGGTTTCAAGCGGAAGGGAGGTTATATCTATGGCTGATCTTTCCATGGTGGACCTCAAAATCTATGTTGATGAGAAGTCTATTGGCAGGGTAAAGCACGGGCAGGATGTGGATGTAAAGGTCGATACCTTTCCTGACAAAATCTACAAAGGCAGGGTTGCGTTTATTTCACCTGATGCCGAATTTACACCAAAGATAATACAGACCCATAAGGAGAGGGTAAAGCTTGTTTACCTTGTAAAGGTGAAGCTCCCGAATCCTGAATGGGAACTCAAAACAGGTATGCCTGCTGATGCATGGATCAGGTAG
- a CDS encoding N-acetyl-gamma-glutamyl-phosphate reductase — translation MKKIKVGIIGAGGYGGCGAIEILSEHPNVELCALMAKHETGKPISGIYPHLKGFCDLMVYEPEDPKCPDDFDVVFYSTPDGVGQNNAKKWLDKGIKVIDYSGDFRFDNPDIYKSYARRIGKAQDHASPELLSKTVYGLAELHRDEIKKASIVGNPGCFAVSCILGLAPAIKASLIDFSSIICDAKTGVSGAGKTPKPTFHYPARYDAMNAYKVSGHQHVFEIERELGIIANKEIKITFTPHVVPLTRGILSTIYGNLTGSTDINYILDAYRNFYKGSRFVRVFGPETALTSTDVRGSNFCNLSINVDERTGKLIVVSYIDNLMKGQAGSAVQNMNIMFGLDETTGLLKVGRFP, via the coding sequence ATGAAGAAGATTAAAGTTGGTATTATCGGCGCTGGTGGTTACGGCGGATGCGGGGCAATAGAGATACTTAGTGAACATCCCAATGTTGAACTCTGTGCCCTTATGGCAAAACATGAAACAGGTAAACCCATAAGTGGTATTTACCCTCACCTTAAAGGGTTTTGTGACCTGATGGTTTATGAACCTGAAGACCCGAAATGCCCTGATGATTTTGATGTTGTATTCTACTCAACACCTGATGGGGTTGGGCAGAACAATGCAAAAAAGTGGCTGGACAAGGGGATAAAGGTGATCGACTACAGCGGCGATTTCAGGTTTGATAACCCTGACATATATAAAAGTTACGCCAGAAGGATAGGAAAGGCACAGGATCATGCCTCACCGGAACTCCTTTCAAAAACCGTATATGGTCTTGCTGAGCTGCATCGTGATGAGATAAAAAAGGCAAGTATTGTCGGCAACCCCGGCTGCTTTGCGGTAAGCTGCATACTTGGGTTAGCGCCAGCAATAAAGGCATCCCTCATAGATTTCAGCTCAATAATCTGTGATGCAAAGACAGGCGTTTCAGGGGCTGGTAAAACCCCCAAACCCACATTTCATTATCCTGCAAGGTATGATGCAATGAATGCATACAAGGTATCAGGGCATCAGCATGTGTTTGAGATAGAGAGGGAGCTGGGGATCATTGCAAATAAAGAGATAAAGATAACCTTTACACCGCATGTGGTGCCGCTTACAAGGGGCATACTCTCAACAATATATGGCAACCTGACAGGGTCAACGGATATAAACTATATCCTTGACGCATACCGAAATTTTTATAAGGGTTCCAGATTTGTGAGGGTATTCGGCCCTGAGACAGCCTTAACAAGCACGGATGTAAGGGGCAGCAATTTCTGCAACCTCTCAATAAATGTGGATGAGAGGACAGGTAAACTCATAGTGGTGAGCTACATCGATAACCTTATGAAAGGCCAGGCAGGAAGCGCTGTACAGAACATGAATATCATGTTCGGGCTGGATGAGACAACTGGACTCCTCAAAGTTGGGAGATTTCCGTAA
- a CDS encoding ABC transporter ATP-binding protein yields MNHDIVTVKDLEKRFGSFTAVKNITFSVKKGEIFGFLGPNGAGKSTTIRMLCGILTPTSGEGSVAGYDIIRNPEGIKHSIGYMSQKFSLYEDMTPFENIRFYLGVYSVPQAIWQERTEWVLEMADLKELRNRLTRDLPQGWRQRLALGCALIHRPEIIFLDEPTSGVDPVTRRHFWAFIKGLSEKGMTIFVTTHYMNEALNCGRIVMINNGTIVVSGAPLEVIKNVCPEKKDADLNDVFIRLMKRE; encoded by the coding sequence ATGAATCATGATATTGTTACAGTGAAAGACCTTGAAAAGAGGTTCGGCAGCTTTACGGCTGTTAAGAATATCACCTTTTCTGTAAAAAAGGGGGAGATCTTTGGATTCCTTGGCCCAAATGGCGCTGGCAAATCCACTACCATAAGGATGCTCTGCGGTATACTAACACCCACATCGGGTGAGGGGAGTGTGGCAGGTTATGATATCATTCGGAACCCTGAAGGGATTAAACACTCCATAGGATATATGTCCCAGAAGTTTTCACTTTATGAAGACATGACCCCGTTTGAAAATATACGCTTTTACCTTGGTGTCTACAGTGTGCCACAGGCGATATGGCAGGAGCGGACCGAATGGGTGCTTGAGATGGCTGACCTTAAAGAGCTGCGTAACAGGCTTACACGGGACCTGCCCCAGGGATGGCGACAGAGGCTGGCGCTTGGGTGCGCGCTTATACACAGGCCAGAGATCATATTTCTTGATGAGCCAACATCAGGTGTTGACCCTGTTACAAGAAGGCATTTCTGGGCCTTCATAAAGGGCCTTTCAGAAAAGGGCATGACCATATTTGTAACAACACATTACATGAACGAGGCGCTCAACTGCGGACGTATAGTGATGATCAATAATGGAACAATAGTGGTTTCAGGTGCGCCCCTTGAGGTTATTAAGAATGTCTGCCCGGAAAAAAAGGATGCAGACCTGAACGATGTTTTTATAAGGCTTATGAAAAGGGAGTAG
- a CDS encoding TetR/AcrR family transcriptional regulator, with protein sequence MELKEKRDESVHRIHEAAMSVFAEEGYSGARVDEIAKRAGLNKAMIYYRIGDKLALYTEVIHSLFGEIGAAIKGNIPNDASPEEKLKMYIRGLASTIADHPYLPGIMMRELASGGGNISERVAEDFAIILSIPANILTEGVSKGVFINTNPVILHMMIVGFMMFFRTTEPVRKRYFARLPEQARSLNDKSVSEAVDEVEMLVLRAIKA encoded by the coding sequence ATGGAACTAAAAGAAAAGCGGGATGAATCGGTACACAGGATACATGAGGCGGCCATGTCGGTCTTTGCAGAAGAGGGTTACTCTGGCGCAAGGGTTGATGAGATAGCAAAAAGGGCAGGGCTGAACAAGGCAATGATCTATTACCGGATAGGCGACAAGCTCGCCCTTTATACAGAGGTGATCCATAGCCTGTTCGGCGAAATAGGTGCAGCAATAAAGGGTAATATCCCTAACGATGCCAGCCCTGAGGAAAAGCTTAAGATGTATATCAGGGGGTTGGCCAGCACAATAGCGGATCATCCATATCTGCCTGGTATCATGATGCGGGAACTGGCATCAGGTGGAGGAAACATCAGCGAACGTGTTGCAGAGGACTTTGCAATTATACTCTCCATACCTGCAAATATTTTAACCGAGGGTGTGAGCAAGGGGGTATTTATAAATACAAACCCGGTAATACTTCACATGATGATCGTAGGTTTTATGATGTTTTTCAGAACAACAGAACCCGTAAGGAAAAGGTATTTCGCAAGGCTCCCGGAACAGGCGAGGTCATTAAATGATAAATCCGTTTCAGAAGCGGTGGATGAGGTTGAGATGCTTGTGTTAAGGGCAATAAAGGCATGA